A genomic window from Calonectris borealis chromosome 26, bCalBor7.hap1.2, whole genome shotgun sequence includes:
- the PI16 gene encoding peptidase inhibitor 16 isoform X1, producing MVDPGPHEGEVLELSWSLSDEEKKIILDGHNKYRSQVSPPAMDMLKMSWDAELEAFAQAYAEKCIWDHNKERGRRGENLFAMAPTLDLEFAVEDWNGEEKYYNLTTSTCVPGQMCGHYTQVVWASTHQIGCGAKFCEKIDGIETEDMYLLVCNYYPPGNMKGRKPYKEGPPCSQCPEGRVCVNSLCEPTVEETTPAPVTTKASPSAPTTAMPKPTTTAKPEPTTPVPTTAKPRPTTTLPTTTTAKPPPTTTLPTTTTAKPPPTTMLPTTTTAKPPPTTTLPTTTTAKPPPTTTLPTTTTAKPPPTTMLPTTAKPPPTTTLPTTAKPPPTTTLPTTAKPPPTTTLPTTAKPPPTTTLPTTTTAKPPPTTTLPTTTTAKPPPTTTLPTTAKPPPTTTLPTTAKPPPTTTLPTTTAKPPPTATLPTTAKPKPATLAPITTTAKPKPAATLPTTTPAKPKPATPAATTAMVKPKPTMPAPTTTAKPKPTMLTTITPKPTTTTVTTKPTPITPKPTTTTTTAKPTPTTPKPTTTTTTAKPTTTTTAKPTPTTPKPTTTTTTAKPTTTTTAKPAPTTPKPTTTTTTAKPAPTTPKPTTTMAKPKPTTTTTTAKPAPTTPKHTTTMAKPKPTTTTTTAKPAPTTPKPTTTTTTTAKPAPTTPKPTTTTTTAKPAPTTPKHTTTMAKPKPTTTTTTAKPAPTTPKPTTTTTTAKPAPTTPKPTTTTTTAKPAPTTPKPTTTTTTAKPAPTTPKPTTTTTTAKPAPTTTTTTAKPSLTTPKPTATVAKPKPATAKPTPITPTSTTATAKPTPAATTSAKPKLTTTTPALTTTAKTQPKTAPTTNPEPTETERPDPTEATGLTPSFEPTLDLDYKVSPEVEVDTGEPVSPLTTEDPALLESTGPKSVPETERGDKEDGKEKSAFSSPPPSLSQIVPEIKLSFNKAELITPSKSVVFSPEEPTFLRLTSSSKEKKGQSPAFQTSLSGKVIVESVLAWTLGRSVIPKQHGERLGGTSVGLVLWILLSYVAPTLFLTLSSNAERGCLDVSFVKHGFGYSLLPTNPPAASRLRWIGALLPRGVLVHVTDGPA from the exons TGCTGGAGCTGAGCTGGTCCCTGAGtgatgaagaaaagaagataatCTTGGATGGGCATAATAAATACCGCTCCCAGGTCTCTCCTCCTGCTATGGATATGCTGAAGATG AGCTGGGACGCGGAGCTGGAGGCCTTTGCTCAAGCCTATGCAGAGAAGTGCATCTGGGACCACAACAAGGAGAGGGGACGACGGGGGGAAAACCTCTTCGCTATGGCCCCAACCCTGGACCTGGAATTCGCCGTGGAAGACTGGAACGGGGAGGAGAAATACTACAACCTGACGACTTCCACGTGTGTCCCCGGGCAGATGTGTGGCCACTACACCCAG GTGGTTTGGGCAAGCACGCATCAGATCGGCTGTGGGGCAAAGTTTTGCGAGAAGATCGACGGAATCGAAACAGAGGACATGTACCTGCTTGTTTGCAACTATTATCCCCC AGGCAATATGAAAGGCCGAAAGCCGTACAAGGAAGGACCCCCATGCTCGCAATGTCCCGAGGGCAGAGTCTGTGTCAACTCCCTGTGTG AACCCACTGTAGAAGAGACCACTCCAGCCCCTGTGACAACAAAGGCAAGCCCATCCGCCCCAACCACAGCCATGCCAAAACCCACAACCACAGCCAAACCAGAACCCACAACACCAGTGCCCACCACAGCCAAGCCAAGACCCACAACCACACTTCCAACCACAACCACAGCCAAGCCACCACCCACAACCACGCTCCCAACTACAACCACAGCCAAGCCACCACCCACAACCATGCTCCCAACTACAACCACAGCCAAGCCACCACCCACAACCACGCTCCCAACTACAACCACAGCCAAGCCACCACCCACAACCACGCTCCCAACTACAACCACAGCCAAGCCACCACCCACAACCATGCTCCCAACCACAGCCAAGCCACCACCCACAACCACGCTCCCAACCACAGCCAAACCACCACCCACAACCACGCTCCCAACCACAGCCAAACCACCACCCACAACCACGCTCCCAACCACAGCCAAACCACCACCCACAACCACGCTCCCAACTACAACCACAGCCAAGCCACCACCCACAACCACGCTCCCAACTACAACCACAGCCAAGCCACCACCCACAACCACGCTCCCAACCACAGCCAAGCCACCACCCACAACCACGCTCCCAACCACAGCCAAACCACCACCCACAACCACGCTCCCAACCACCACAGCCAAGCCACCACCTACAGCCACGCTCCCAACCACAGCCAAGCCAAAACCTGCCACACTAGCACCCATCACAACAACAGCCAAGCCAAAACCTGCTGCCACGCTCCCAACAACAACCCCAGCCAAGCCAAAACCTGCAACACCAGCAGCCACCACAGCCATGGTCAAGCCAAAACCCACCATGCCAGCACCCACCACTACTGCCAAGCCAAAGCCCACCATGCTAACAACCATCAcaccaaaacccaccacaacaaCCGTTACCACTAAGCCAACACCTATCAcaccaaaacccaccacaaccACCACTACAGCCAAGCCAACACCCACCAcaccaaaacccaccacaaccACCACTACGGCAAAGCCAACAACAACCACAACGGCCAAGCCAACACCCACCAcaccaaaacccaccacaacTACCACTACTGCTAAGCCAACAACCACCACAACGGCcaagccagcacccaccacaccaaaacccaccacaaccACTACTACAGCcaagccagcacccaccacaccaaaacccaccacaacTATGGCCAAGCCAAAACCTACCACAACCACCACTACAGCcaagccagcacccaccacaccaaaacACACCACAACTATGGCCAAGCCAAAACCTACCACAACCACCACTACAGCcaagccagcacccaccacaccaaaacccaccacaaccaccaccactACGGCcaagccagcacccaccacaccaaaacCCACCACTACCACCACTACGGCtaagccagcacccaccacaccaaaacACACCACAACTATGGCCAAGCCAAAACCTACCACAACCACCACTACAGCcaagccagcacccaccacaccaaaacCCACCACTACCACCACTACAGCCAAGCCAGCACCTACCAcaccaaaacccaccacaaccACCACTACGGCtaagccagcacccaccacaccaaaacccaccacaaccACCACTACAGCcaagccagcacccaccacaccaaaacccaccacaaccACCACTACAGCcaagccagcacccaccacaacCACCACTACAGCCAAGCCATCACTCACCACACCAAAACCCACCGCAACTGTGGCTAAGCCAAAACCTGCTACAGCCAAGCCAACACCCATCACACCAACATCTACCACCGCTACAGCCAAGCCAACACCTGCCGCTACAACATCAGCAAAGCCAAAACTTACCACTACAACACCAGCACTTACCACCACAGCAAAGACGCAACCAAAAACTGCCCCAAccacaaacccagagcccactgAAACAGAAAGACCCGATCCTACTGAGGCCACTGGGCTAACTCCTTCCTTTGAGCCCACGTTAGACCTGGATTATAAAGTATCTCCAGAAGTAGAGGTAGACACTGGAGAGCCTGTCAGCCCCTTAACTACAGAGGATCCGGCCTTATTAGAAAGCACGGGCCCCAAATCAGTCCCAGAAACAGAAAGAGGTGACAAAGAGGATGGGAAAGAGAAATCAGCCTTTTCCAGTCCACCTCCATCCCTCAGCCAAATTGTTCCAGAGATCAAGTTAAGTTTCAATAAAGCTGAGCTCATAACCCCCTCAAAGTCAGTGGTCTTCAGCCCTGAAGAGCCCACCTTCTTGCGCTTAACATcatcttccaaagaaaaaaaagggcagagccctgctttccagaCGTCCCTCTCAGGTAAGGTAATTGTGGAGTCTGTCCTGGCATGGACACTCGGACGTTCAGTGATCCCCAAGCAGCATGGAGAGCGCTTGGGAGGAACCAGTGTGGGACTGGTCCTCTGGATCCTCCTCTCGTATGTGGCACCAACCCTTTTCCTCACTCTTTCCTCTAACGCTGAAAGGGGCTGTTTGGATGTCTCGTTCGTGAAGCATGGTTTTGGTTACAGCCTGCTCCCCACTAACCCACCAGCTGCGTCACG
- the PI16 gene encoding peptidase inhibitor 16 isoform X3, with protein sequence MVDPGPHEGEVLELSWSLSDEEKKIILDGHNKYRSQVSPPAMDMLKMSWDAELEAFAQAYAEKCIWDHNKERGRRGENLFAMAPTLDLEFAVEDWNGEEKYYNLTTSTCVPGQMCGHYTQVVWASTHQIGCGAKFCEKIDGIETEDMYLLVCNYYPPGNMKGRKPYKEGPPCSQCPEGRVCVNSLCEPTVEETTPAPVTTKASPSAPTTAMPKPTTTAKPEPTTPVPTTAKPRPTTTLPTTTTAKPPPTTTLPTTTTAKPPPTTMLPTTTTAKPPPTTTLPTTTTAKPPPTTTLPTTTTAKPPPTTMLPTTAKPPPTTTLPTTAKPPPTTTLPTTAKPPPTTTLPTTAKPPPTTTLPTTTTAKPPPTTTLPTTTTAKPPPTTTLPTTAKPPPTTTLPTTAKPPPTTTLPTTTAKPPPTATLPTTAKPKPATLAPITTTAKPKPAATLPTTTPAKPKPATPAATTAMVKPKPTMPAPTTTAKPKPTMLTTITPKPTTTTVTTKPTPITPKPTTTTTTAKPTPTTPKPTTTTTTAKPTTTTTAKPTPTTPKPTTTTTTAKPTTTTTAKPAPTTPKPTTTTTTAKPAPTTPKPTTTMAKPKPTTTTTTAKPAPTTPKHTTTMAKPKPTTTTTTAKPAPTTPKPTTTTTTTAKPAPTTPKPTTTTTTAKPAPTTPKHTTTMAKPKPTTTTTTAKPAPTTPKPTTTTTTAKPAPTTPKPTTTTTTAKPAPTTPKPTTTTTTAKPAPTTPKPTTTTTTAKPAPTTTTTTAKPSLTTPKPTATVAKPKPATAKPTPITPTSTTATAKPTPAATTSAKPKLTTTTPALTTTAKTQPKTAPTTNPEPTETERPDPTEATGLTPSFEPTLDLDYKVSPEVEVDTGEPVSPLTTEDPALLESTGPKSVPETERGDKEDGKEKSAFSSPPPSLSQIVPEIKLSFNKAELITPSKSVVFSPEEPTFLRLTSSSKEKKGQSPAFQTSLSGALDTEELETNSDQTSMDQPTAGAPSTCLGLSLFLLPSVILVGLLL encoded by the exons TGCTGGAGCTGAGCTGGTCCCTGAGtgatgaagaaaagaagataatCTTGGATGGGCATAATAAATACCGCTCCCAGGTCTCTCCTCCTGCTATGGATATGCTGAAGATG AGCTGGGACGCGGAGCTGGAGGCCTTTGCTCAAGCCTATGCAGAGAAGTGCATCTGGGACCACAACAAGGAGAGGGGACGACGGGGGGAAAACCTCTTCGCTATGGCCCCAACCCTGGACCTGGAATTCGCCGTGGAAGACTGGAACGGGGAGGAGAAATACTACAACCTGACGACTTCCACGTGTGTCCCCGGGCAGATGTGTGGCCACTACACCCAG GTGGTTTGGGCAAGCACGCATCAGATCGGCTGTGGGGCAAAGTTTTGCGAGAAGATCGACGGAATCGAAACAGAGGACATGTACCTGCTTGTTTGCAACTATTATCCCCC AGGCAATATGAAAGGCCGAAAGCCGTACAAGGAAGGACCCCCATGCTCGCAATGTCCCGAGGGCAGAGTCTGTGTCAACTCCCTGTGTG AACCCACTGTAGAAGAGACCACTCCAGCCCCTGTGACAACAAAGGCAAGCCCATCCGCCCCAACCACAGCCATGCCAAAACCCACAACCACAGCCAAACCAGAACCCACAACACCAGTGCCCACCACAGCCAAGCCAAGACCCACAACCACACTTCCAACCACAACCACAGCCAAGCCACCACCCACAACCACGCTCCCAACTACAACCACAGCCAAGCCACCACCCACAACCATGCTCCCAACTACAACCACAGCCAAGCCACCACCCACAACCACGCTCCCAACTACAACCACAGCCAAGCCACCACCCACAACCACGCTCCCAACTACAACCACAGCCAAGCCACCACCCACAACCATGCTCCCAACCACAGCCAAGCCACCACCCACAACCACGCTCCCAACCACAGCCAAACCACCACCCACAACCACGCTCCCAACCACAGCCAAACCACCACCCACAACCACGCTCCCAACCACAGCCAAACCACCACCCACAACCACGCTCCCAACTACAACCACAGCCAAGCCACCACCCACAACCACGCTCCCAACTACAACCACAGCCAAGCCACCACCCACAACCACGCTCCCAACCACAGCCAAGCCACCACCCACAACCACGCTCCCAACCACAGCCAAACCACCACCCACAACCACGCTCCCAACCACCACAGCCAAGCCACCACCTACAGCCACGCTCCCAACCACAGCCAAGCCAAAACCTGCCACACTAGCACCCATCACAACAACAGCCAAGCCAAAACCTGCTGCCACGCTCCCAACAACAACCCCAGCCAAGCCAAAACCTGCAACACCAGCAGCCACCACAGCCATGGTCAAGCCAAAACCCACCATGCCAGCACCCACCACTACTGCCAAGCCAAAGCCCACCATGCTAACAACCATCAcaccaaaacccaccacaacaaCCGTTACCACTAAGCCAACACCTATCAcaccaaaacccaccacaaccACCACTACAGCCAAGCCAACACCCACCAcaccaaaacccaccacaaccACCACTACGGCAAAGCCAACAACAACCACAACGGCCAAGCCAACACCCACCAcaccaaaacccaccacaacTACCACTACTGCTAAGCCAACAACCACCACAACGGCcaagccagcacccaccacaccaaaacccaccacaaccACTACTACAGCcaagccagcacccaccacaccaaaacccaccacaacTATGGCCAAGCCAAAACCTACCACAACCACCACTACAGCcaagccagcacccaccacaccaaaacACACCACAACTATGGCCAAGCCAAAACCTACCACAACCACCACTACAGCcaagccagcacccaccacaccaaaacccaccacaaccaccaccactACGGCcaagccagcacccaccacaccaaaacCCACCACTACCACCACTACGGCtaagccagcacccaccacaccaaaacACACCACAACTATGGCCAAGCCAAAACCTACCACAACCACCACTACAGCcaagccagcacccaccacaccaaaacCCACCACTACCACCACTACAGCCAAGCCAGCACCTACCAcaccaaaacccaccacaaccACCACTACGGCtaagccagcacccaccacaccaaaacccaccacaaccACCACTACAGCcaagccagcacccaccacaccaaaacccaccacaaccACCACTACAGCcaagccagcacccaccacaacCACCACTACAGCCAAGCCATCACTCACCACACCAAAACCCACCGCAACTGTGGCTAAGCCAAAACCTGCTACAGCCAAGCCAACACCCATCACACCAACATCTACCACCGCTACAGCCAAGCCAACACCTGCCGCTACAACATCAGCAAAGCCAAAACTTACCACTACAACACCAGCACTTACCACCACAGCAAAGACGCAACCAAAAACTGCCCCAAccacaaacccagagcccactgAAACAGAAAGACCCGATCCTACTGAGGCCACTGGGCTAACTCCTTCCTTTGAGCCCACGTTAGACCTGGATTATAAAGTATCTCCAGAAGTAGAGGTAGACACTGGAGAGCCTGTCAGCCCCTTAACTACAGAGGATCCGGCCTTATTAGAAAGCACGGGCCCCAAATCAGTCCCAGAAACAGAAAGAGGTGACAAAGAGGATGGGAAAGAGAAATCAGCCTTTTCCAGTCCACCTCCATCCCTCAGCCAAATTGTTCCAGAGATCAAGTTAAGTTTCAATAAAGCTGAGCTCATAACCCCCTCAAAGTCAGTGGTCTTCAGCCCTGAAGAGCCCACCTTCTTGCGCTTAACATcatcttccaaagaaaaaaaagggcagagccctgctttccagaCGTCCCTCTCAG
- the PI16 gene encoding peptidase inhibitor 16 isoform X2, translating to MKEKVICRVLELSWSLSDEEKKIILDGHNKYRSQVSPPAMDMLKMSWDAELEAFAQAYAEKCIWDHNKERGRRGENLFAMAPTLDLEFAVEDWNGEEKYYNLTTSTCVPGQMCGHYTQVVWASTHQIGCGAKFCEKIDGIETEDMYLLVCNYYPPGNMKGRKPYKEGPPCSQCPEGRVCVNSLCEPTVEETTPAPVTTKASPSAPTTAMPKPTTTAKPEPTTPVPTTAKPRPTTTLPTTTTAKPPPTTTLPTTTTAKPPPTTMLPTTTTAKPPPTTTLPTTTTAKPPPTTTLPTTTTAKPPPTTMLPTTAKPPPTTTLPTTAKPPPTTTLPTTAKPPPTTTLPTTAKPPPTTTLPTTTTAKPPPTTTLPTTTTAKPPPTTTLPTTAKPPPTTTLPTTAKPPPTTTLPTTTAKPPPTATLPTTAKPKPATLAPITTTAKPKPAATLPTTTPAKPKPATPAATTAMVKPKPTMPAPTTTAKPKPTMLTTITPKPTTTTVTTKPTPITPKPTTTTTTAKPTPTTPKPTTTTTTAKPTTTTTAKPTPTTPKPTTTTTTAKPTTTTTAKPAPTTPKPTTTTTTAKPAPTTPKPTTTMAKPKPTTTTTTAKPAPTTPKHTTTMAKPKPTTTTTTAKPAPTTPKPTTTTTTTAKPAPTTPKPTTTTTTAKPAPTTPKHTTTMAKPKPTTTTTTAKPAPTTPKPTTTTTTAKPAPTTPKPTTTTTTAKPAPTTPKPTTTTTTAKPAPTTPKPTTTTTTAKPAPTTTTTTAKPSLTTPKPTATVAKPKPATAKPTPITPTSTTATAKPTPAATTSAKPKLTTTTPALTTTAKTQPKTAPTTNPEPTETERPDPTEATGLTPSFEPTLDLDYKVSPEVEVDTGEPVSPLTTEDPALLESTGPKSVPETERGDKEDGKEKSAFSSPPPSLSQIVPEIKLSFNKAELITPSKSVVFSPEEPTFLRLTSSSKEKKGQSPAFQTSLSGKVIVESVLAWTLGRSVIPKQHGERLGGTSVGLVLWILLSYVAPTLFLTLSSNAERGCLDVSFVKHGFGYSLLPTNPPAASRLRWIGALLPRGVLVHVTDGPA from the exons TGCTGGAGCTGAGCTGGTCCCTGAGtgatgaagaaaagaagataatCTTGGATGGGCATAATAAATACCGCTCCCAGGTCTCTCCTCCTGCTATGGATATGCTGAAGATG AGCTGGGACGCGGAGCTGGAGGCCTTTGCTCAAGCCTATGCAGAGAAGTGCATCTGGGACCACAACAAGGAGAGGGGACGACGGGGGGAAAACCTCTTCGCTATGGCCCCAACCCTGGACCTGGAATTCGCCGTGGAAGACTGGAACGGGGAGGAGAAATACTACAACCTGACGACTTCCACGTGTGTCCCCGGGCAGATGTGTGGCCACTACACCCAG GTGGTTTGGGCAAGCACGCATCAGATCGGCTGTGGGGCAAAGTTTTGCGAGAAGATCGACGGAATCGAAACAGAGGACATGTACCTGCTTGTTTGCAACTATTATCCCCC AGGCAATATGAAAGGCCGAAAGCCGTACAAGGAAGGACCCCCATGCTCGCAATGTCCCGAGGGCAGAGTCTGTGTCAACTCCCTGTGTG AACCCACTGTAGAAGAGACCACTCCAGCCCCTGTGACAACAAAGGCAAGCCCATCCGCCCCAACCACAGCCATGCCAAAACCCACAACCACAGCCAAACCAGAACCCACAACACCAGTGCCCACCACAGCCAAGCCAAGACCCACAACCACACTTCCAACCACAACCACAGCCAAGCCACCACCCACAACCACGCTCCCAACTACAACCACAGCCAAGCCACCACCCACAACCATGCTCCCAACTACAACCACAGCCAAGCCACCACCCACAACCACGCTCCCAACTACAACCACAGCCAAGCCACCACCCACAACCACGCTCCCAACTACAACCACAGCCAAGCCACCACCCACAACCATGCTCCCAACCACAGCCAAGCCACCACCCACAACCACGCTCCCAACCACAGCCAAACCACCACCCACAACCACGCTCCCAACCACAGCCAAACCACCACCCACAACCACGCTCCCAACCACAGCCAAACCACCACCCACAACCACGCTCCCAACTACAACCACAGCCAAGCCACCACCCACAACCACGCTCCCAACTACAACCACAGCCAAGCCACCACCCACAACCACGCTCCCAACCACAGCCAAGCCACCACCCACAACCACGCTCCCAACCACAGCCAAACCACCACCCACAACCACGCTCCCAACCACCACAGCCAAGCCACCACCTACAGCCACGCTCCCAACCACAGCCAAGCCAAAACCTGCCACACTAGCACCCATCACAACAACAGCCAAGCCAAAACCTGCTGCCACGCTCCCAACAACAACCCCAGCCAAGCCAAAACCTGCAACACCAGCAGCCACCACAGCCATGGTCAAGCCAAAACCCACCATGCCAGCACCCACCACTACTGCCAAGCCAAAGCCCACCATGCTAACAACCATCAcaccaaaacccaccacaacaaCCGTTACCACTAAGCCAACACCTATCAcaccaaaacccaccacaaccACCACTACAGCCAAGCCAACACCCACCAcaccaaaacccaccacaaccACCACTACGGCAAAGCCAACAACAACCACAACGGCCAAGCCAACACCCACCAcaccaaaacccaccacaacTACCACTACTGCTAAGCCAACAACCACCACAACGGCcaagccagcacccaccacaccaaaacccaccacaaccACTACTACAGCcaagccagcacccaccacaccaaaacccaccacaacTATGGCCAAGCCAAAACCTACCACAACCACCACTACAGCcaagccagcacccaccacaccaaaacACACCACAACTATGGCCAAGCCAAAACCTACCACAACCACCACTACAGCcaagccagcacccaccacaccaaaacccaccacaaccaccaccactACGGCcaagccagcacccaccacaccaaaacCCACCACTACCACCACTACGGCtaagccagcacccaccacaccaaaacACACCACAACTATGGCCAAGCCAAAACCTACCACAACCACCACTACAGCcaagccagcacccaccacaccaaaacCCACCACTACCACCACTACAGCCAAGCCAGCACCTACCAcaccaaaacccaccacaaccACCACTACGGCtaagccagcacccaccacaccaaaacccaccacaaccACCACTACAGCcaagccagcacccaccacaccaaaacccaccacaaccACCACTACAGCcaagccagcacccaccacaacCACCACTACAGCCAAGCCATCACTCACCACACCAAAACCCACCGCAACTGTGGCTAAGCCAAAACCTGCTACAGCCAAGCCAACACCCATCACACCAACATCTACCACCGCTACAGCCAAGCCAACACCTGCCGCTACAACATCAGCAAAGCCAAAACTTACCACTACAACACCAGCACTTACCACCACAGCAAAGACGCAACCAAAAACTGCCCCAAccacaaacccagagcccactgAAACAGAAAGACCCGATCCTACTGAGGCCACTGGGCTAACTCCTTCCTTTGAGCCCACGTTAGACCTGGATTATAAAGTATCTCCAGAAGTAGAGGTAGACACTGGAGAGCCTGTCAGCCCCTTAACTACAGAGGATCCGGCCTTATTAGAAAGCACGGGCCCCAAATCAGTCCCAGAAACAGAAAGAGGTGACAAAGAGGATGGGAAAGAGAAATCAGCCTTTTCCAGTCCACCTCCATCCCTCAGCCAAATTGTTCCAGAGATCAAGTTAAGTTTCAATAAAGCTGAGCTCATAACCCCCTCAAAGTCAGTGGTCTTCAGCCCTGAAGAGCCCACCTTCTTGCGCTTAACATcatcttccaaagaaaaaaaagggcagagccctgctttccagaCGTCCCTCTCAGGTAAGGTAATTGTGGAGTCTGTCCTGGCATGGACACTCGGACGTTCAGTGATCCCCAAGCAGCATGGAGAGCGCTTGGGAGGAACCAGTGTGGGACTGGTCCTCTGGATCCTCCTCTCGTATGTGGCACCAACCCTTTTCCTCACTCTTTCCTCTAACGCTGAAAGGGGCTGTTTGGATGTCTCGTTCGTGAAGCATGGTTTTGGTTACAGCCTGCTCCCCACTAACCCACCAGCTGCGTCACG